A single window of Synechococcus sp. C9 DNA harbors:
- a CDS encoding helicase-related protein gives MPLPDYIDNTQHTLEAILRELIQTQEQTTLDIATGFFRIEAWVKLEHPLNRLTHLRLLIGRDPSIQPAERSYINLQKVFQKDIQTQLEQTEFNLAYKEQIDRLIAYLSRETVEVRLYGGKENTTASFLHAKAYIFDDYSIIGSSNFTPSGLEGNTELNVLIKQSAIARDLRNNWFAKFWNHESVDTEYKQKLINILEASKFGSRAYTPYQVFVKALYELFKEETTIDEHNRTTLELANFQQQGFEQAVRLINRHHACMIADAVGLGKTYIALRLMEYYLTQDRRPGHVPRALVICPAQLRDLVWRKKLDEFGIKADIVSQEEIARTGFEIRNYTKHDIIVVDESHNFRNSGTNRYNNLQKILASGKRDKKVILLTATPINNSIFDLYHQFMLMARNNPNYYREWGISNLTSFFKALNRGQIEITELLFLGMVRRSRLDVIKRQKAGEPVVIDGKEVRFPQRQLEKFTYNFEENYAGLYARLAEQIDQLHLAPYNINSFKLKLNSEEQAQMKRNEALVALMKTLWLKRLESSLTAFQNSIENQRKFQTEFNECLSSGKLLDTRTFRKILTAEIDEQEIVDLNALIESLQPVDPKEYNISELQKQIHHDFTTLENITNTLTQIRQGFAQGLGANDKKLESFKNLLTNQLQRQKIIIFSYFKDTAKYLYNELITDKLWLQNMGSPKIDLITGDTKGKERADKVKRFSPHSNCKSDEETQECLANPIDILICTDVLSEGQNLQDAGVLVNYDLHWNPVRMIQRAGRIDRIGTTFETLYIYNCFPEEGLEKLLGLVERLQQRIATIDREVGLDGSVLGEAISERSLEELRKLKQADTDAEKAIILEELEGISELISLDEMRLPLAEFLNQRGSALIEEIPMGIHSTRDGREGVFLAFQAKGRTAWYFYPRIDGNIVTDRQQFGSQIITDKRRIFKMLQCTESDYPDPENLPPVPFNKEIFTILEGAIQNVINDFRKQAGMQRIKPKLSKVLQQIALALEANNSFQDETDQEQKERVFRIITTSENLRVYEPDIKQIWEDYRTNHRDDINWLSNRLDEYFIENEIGQDLLDSEPTMSEFITKEDVQLVCYEWFE, from the coding sequence ATGCCCTTACCGGACTATATTGACAACACCCAGCACACCCTCGAAGCGATCCTCCGAGAACTCATCCAAACGCAAGAACAAACGACCCTCGACATCGCCACCGGATTTTTCCGTATCGAAGCCTGGGTGAAATTAGAACATCCTCTCAACCGTCTTACGCATCTACGACTTTTGATTGGGCGTGACCCCAGCATCCAACCCGCCGAACGCAGTTACATCAACTTACAAAAAGTGTTTCAAAAGGATATACAGACTCAACTAGAACAGACTGAGTTTAATCTTGCATACAAAGAGCAAATAGACCGTCTTATTGCCTACCTCAGTAGGGAAACTGTTGAGGTGCGTCTCTATGGTGGTAAAGAGAATACAACAGCATCTTTTCTTCATGCTAAAGCCTATATTTTTGATGATTATAGTATTATTGGCTCCAGCAACTTTACCCCTTCAGGACTAGAAGGTAATACAGAACTTAATGTTTTGATAAAACAGAGTGCCATTGCCAGAGACCTGAGAAATAACTGGTTTGCCAAATTTTGGAATCATGAGAGTGTGGATACGGAATATAAACAGAAACTAATTAACATTTTAGAAGCATCTAAATTTGGTAGCCGAGCTTACACCCCCTATCAAGTTTTTGTCAAAGCCCTTTATGAACTATTCAAAGAAGAAACTACGATTGATGAACATAACCGTACCACATTAGAACTGGCAAACTTTCAACAACAGGGTTTTGAACAAGCCGTCCGCCTGATTAACCGCCATCACGCTTGTATGATTGCCGATGCGGTGGGGCTGGGTAAAACCTACATTGCCTTGCGCCTTATGGAGTATTACTTGACACAAGATCGGCGACCTGGTCATGTACCCCGTGCTTTGGTTATCTGTCCCGCCCAACTACGAGATTTAGTCTGGCGTAAAAAACTTGATGAATTTGGCATTAAAGCCGATATTGTTTCCCAAGAAGAAATTGCTCGGACAGGCTTTGAAATTAGAAACTACACGAAGCACGATATTATTGTCGTTGATGAATCCCACAACTTCCGTAACTCTGGCACAAATCGTTACAACAACCTGCAAAAGATACTTGCCAGTGGTAAACGAGATAAAAAAGTTATACTACTCACCGCCACTCCGATTAACAATAGCATTTTTGATTTGTACCATCAATTTATGCTGATGGCTAGAAATAATCCCAACTATTACCGAGAATGGGGGATTAGTAATCTCACCAGCTTTTTTAAGGCTTTGAACCGAGGTCAAATTGAAATTACAGAACTGTTATTTCTGGGCATGGTACGCCGTTCTCGACTGGATGTTATCAAAAGGCAAAAGGCTGGTGAACCCGTAGTCATCGATGGCAAAGAAGTGCGATTTCCACAAAGACAACTCGAAAAGTTCACCTATAATTTTGAAGAGAATTATGCCGGACTATATGCTCGCCTTGCAGAGCAAATTGATCAACTCCATTTAGCTCCTTACAATATCAACTCATTTAAGTTAAAACTAAATTCAGAAGAACAAGCACAGATGAAGCGTAATGAGGCTCTGGTAGCATTGATGAAAACGCTTTGGTTAAAACGCTTGGAAAGTTCATTAACTGCATTTCAAAATAGTATTGAGAACCAACGCAAATTTCAGACAGAGTTTAATGAGTGTTTAAGTAGTGGTAAACTATTGGATACTCGGACATTTCGCAAAATACTCACCGCCGAAATTGATGAACAGGAAATTGTTGATCTAAATGCGCTAATCGAGAGCCTACAACCTGTTGACCCCAAAGAATATAATATCAGTGAACTACAAAAACAAATTCATCATGATTTTACTACATTGGAAAATATTACCAATACACTCACACAAATTCGCCAGGGGTTCGCACAGGGCTTAGGAGCGAATGATAAAAAATTAGAATCTTTCAAAAACCTGCTAACAAATCAACTCCAAAGACAAAAAATCATTATTTTCAGTTATTTCAAAGATACGGCAAAATATTTGTATAATGAACTAATCACAGATAAACTGTGGCTACAAAATATGGGTTCTCCGAAAATTGATTTAATCACTGGGGACACTAAAGGAAAGGAACGGGCAGATAAAGTTAAACGATTTTCTCCTCATTCTAATTGTAAAAGCGATGAAGAAACTCAAGAGTGTTTAGCCAATCCAATTGATATTTTAATCTGTACGGATGTGTTATCTGAAGGGCAAAATCTTCAGGATGCCGGGGTATTAGTTAACTATGATTTGCATTGGAACCCAGTTCGTATGATTCAGAGAGCAGGACGTATAGACCGAATTGGTACTACTTTTGAAACGCTTTACATTTACAATTGCTTTCCTGAAGAAGGACTAGAAAAACTATTGGGATTAGTTGAAAGATTACAACAACGAATTGCCACAATTGACCGGGAAGTAGGACTCGATGGAAGTGTGTTAGGCGAAGCCATTTCTGAACGCTCCCTAGAAGAATTGAGGAAACTAAAGCAGGCAGACACAGATGCGGAAAAAGCCATTATTCTTGAGGAGCTAGAAGGAATTTCAGAATTAATTTCTTTAGATGAAATGCGCCTACCGCTCGCGGAATTTTTGAACCAAAGAGGGAGTGCATTGATTGAAGAGATTCCCATGGGAATCCACAGCACTCGTGATGGTAGAGAAGGGGTTTTTTTAGCATTTCAAGCCAAAGGACGTACTGCTTGGTATTTCTACCCCCGTATTGATGGCAATATCGTCACTGACCGTCAGCAATTTGGTTCGCAGATAATTACTGATAAACGGCGTATTTTCAAAATGCTTCAATGTACTGAAAGTGATTACCCCGATCCAGAAAACCTTCCCCCTGTTCCTTTTAACAAAGAAATTTTTACGATTCTTGAGGGTGCCATTCAGAATGTAATAAATGACTTCCGTAAACAAGCCGGTATGCAACGAATCAAACCGAAACTCTCAAAAGTTCTTCAGCAAATTGCTCTTGCTTTGGAAGCAAATAATTCATTTCAAGATGAAACAGATCAAGAGCAAAAAGAACGTGTTTTCAGAATTATCACCACTTCTGAAAACTTGCGAGTCTATGAACCGGATATAAAACAGATTTGGGAAGATTATCGTACCAATCATAGGGATGACATCAATTGGCTAAGCAATCGGCTAGACGAGTATTTTATAGAAAATGAAATTGGACAAGATTTATTAGACTCAGAGCCAACCATGTCAGAATTTATCACAAAAGAGGATGTTCAATTAGTCTGCTATGAATGGTTTGAATGA
- a CDS encoding TniB family NTP-binding protein — translation MTTTLTLDIEQEIKRLKASQIVELDQVRSLHTWLDLQRISRQPGRIVGESRTGKSCGVKSYLMEHPSQQVSGSVLRFPVVLVEVPQDCGAKQLYTLIIESLQFKITKGTIEDLRRRVYRLLKDCQVEMLIIDEADRIKPKTFADVRDIYDKLNIAVILVGTERLTTVINRDEQVKNRFLAYFQMGVIHSEQFGQTVAIWERDILRLPVPSNLTNKSALKLLREKTRGYIGILDMILRQAAIVALSKGKFKIDLETLKEVMAGYD, via the coding sequence ATGACTACTACCCTAACACTTGATATTGAGCAGGAGATTAAGCGACTAAAAGCGTCTCAAATTGTTGAATTAGACCAGGTACGTTCCTTGCATACTTGGTTAGACCTTCAACGCATCAGTCGTCAACCGGGTCGGATTGTGGGGGAGTCCCGTACCGGCAAATCGTGTGGTGTCAAAAGTTATTTAATGGAGCATCCGTCTCAACAAGTTTCGGGTTCAGTGCTTAGATTCCCAGTAGTGTTGGTGGAAGTGCCTCAAGATTGTGGTGCAAAGCAACTTTATACTCTGATTATCGAATCTTTGCAATTTAAGATTACCAAAGGAACCATTGAGGATTTACGGCGGCGGGTCTATCGACTTCTTAAAGACTGCCAAGTGGAAATGTTGATAATTGATGAGGCGGATCGAATCAAGCCCAAGACTTTTGCAGATGTGCGAGACATTTACGATAAGTTGAATATTGCTGTAATTTTGGTGGGGACAGAACGCCTCACTACTGTAATTAATCGAGATGAACAGGTCAAAAACCGCTTTTTAGCTTATTTTCAGATGGGGGTAATTCACTCGGAACAGTTTGGGCAGACAGTAGCAATTTGGGAGCGAGATATTCTCCGATTACCTGTACCTTCAAATCTAACAAACAAATCAGCGTTAAAACTTTTGCGGGAAAAAACACGGGGCTACATTGGGATACTGGATATGATTTTGCGACAGGCGGCGATTGTTGCGTTAAGTAAAGGGAAGTTCAAGATTGACCTGGAAACGCTTAAAGAAGTTATGGCGGGGTATGATTAG
- a CDS encoding transposase family protein: MALKTRDGKELLIEYSNQVWQCDHTQVDVLLVDSEGKLLGRPWLTTIIDSYSRCIMGFHLGFDAPSSTVVALALRHAILPKCYGHGYGLHCEWGTFGRPQYLYTDGGKDFRSQHLEHIGVQLGFTCYLRRQPSDGGLVERPFKTLNTQLFSTLPGYTGSNVQERPKEAEKEATLMLTDLERLLVRYVVDNYNQSLDARMGDQTRYQRWESGLPAVPDLPTERELDVCLMKSTQRRVQRGGCIQFENFIYKGERLSGYEGTQVSLRYQPTDITTVWVYRLEQGKEVFVTQAHAQGLEGAKISLYEAKAAQQRLREQQKSLSNAAILAEVERRQQEVVNTKKARRKQAQADIGGTWDEPQPTITADELAPENPIEIPPVKVWNLDGEI, from the coding sequence CTGGCTCTCAAAACCAGGGATGGCAAAGAATTACTAATTGAGTACAGTAACCAAGTTTGGCAGTGTGACCATACCCAGGTGGATGTTCTGCTGGTTGATAGTGAAGGCAAGTTGCTTGGTCGCCCTTGGTTGACCACCATCATTGATAGTTATTCCCGGTGCATCATGGGGTTTCACCTTGGATTTGATGCGCCTAGCTCGACGGTTGTGGCACTGGCTCTCCGCCATGCGATTTTGCCGAAATGCTATGGACATGGCTACGGACTCCATTGTGAGTGGGGTACTTTTGGCAGACCTCAATATCTGTACACCGACGGGGGCAAAGACTTTCGCTCCCAGCACCTTGAACACATCGGGGTCCAACTCGGATTCACCTGTTACTTACGCAGGCAACCCTCAGATGGGGGACTGGTGGAACGACCGTTCAAGACCTTGAATACGCAACTTTTTTCTACTTTGCCCGGCTACACCGGTTCTAATGTGCAGGAGCGTCCCAAAGAAGCAGAGAAGGAGGCTACTTTGATGCTCACCGATTTGGAGCGGTTGTTGGTGCGCTATGTGGTGGACAACTACAACCAATCCCTGGATGCGCGCATGGGTGACCAAACCCGCTACCAGCGGTGGGAGTCAGGGCTACCCGCAGTGCCGGATTTACCGACCGAGCGGGAGTTGGATGTGTGCTTGATGAAATCCACCCAGCGGCGTGTGCAACGGGGGGGTTGTATCCAGTTCGAGAACTTCATCTACAAGGGGGAACGCTTGAGCGGTTATGAAGGGACGCAAGTGAGCCTACGGTACCAACCGACCGACATCACTACGGTTTGGGTGTACCGTCTGGAGCAGGGGAAGGAAGTCTTTGTGACCCAAGCCCATGCCCAAGGGTTGGAGGGAGCGAAAATATCCCTCTACGAGGCAAAAGCGGCACAGCAACGACTGAGGGAACAACAAAAGAGCTTAAGTAATGCGGCTATTTTGGCAGAAGTGGAGCGTCGTCAACAGGAAGTGGTGAACACGAAAAAGGCACGGCGTAAGCAAGCCCAGGCGGATATTGGAGGTACATGGGATGAGCCTCAACCCACCATTACAGCCGATGAATTAGCGCCAGAGAATCCTATAGAGATACCCCCTGTAAAAGTATGGAATTTAGATGGAGAAATTTAG
- a CDS encoding response regulator transcription factor, with protein MPRILVIDDDAAITELVRVNLELAGYDVSEASDGVKGQALAVQLLPDLIMLDLMLPRVDGLTLCQRLRRDERTGDIPILMLTALSQTQDKVEGFNAGADDYLTKPFEVQEMLARVRALLRRSDRVPQANHGEILSYGPLTLIPERFEAVWFNQTVKLTHLEFDLLHCLLQRHGQTVSPSDILREVWGYDPNDDIETIRVHVRHLRTKLEPDPRHPQYIKTVYGAGYCLELPALDNVAPASRNEMAAS; from the coding sequence ATGCCCCGGATTCTCGTTATTGATGATGATGCCGCCATCACCGAATTGGTCAGGGTGAATCTGGAACTAGCCGGTTACGACGTGAGCGAAGCCAGTGATGGGGTGAAGGGGCAGGCTTTGGCGGTGCAACTCCTACCGGATTTGATCATGTTGGATTTGATGTTGCCCCGGGTGGATGGGTTGACCCTCTGCCAGCGGTTGCGGCGGGATGAACGGACGGGGGACATTCCCATTTTGATGCTCACGGCTCTGAGCCAGACCCAGGACAAGGTAGAGGGTTTTAATGCCGGAGCGGACGATTATCTCACCAAACCCTTTGAGGTGCAGGAGATGTTGGCACGGGTGCGGGCGTTACTGCGGCGCTCTGACCGGGTACCCCAGGCGAACCACGGGGAAATTCTCAGCTATGGACCTTTGACCCTGATCCCGGAACGGTTTGAGGCGGTGTGGTTCAATCAAACCGTGAAACTCACCCACCTGGAATTTGACCTCCTGCATTGTTTGCTCCAACGGCATGGTCAGACCGTTTCTCCCAGCGACATTTTGCGGGAAGTTTGGGGCTATGACCCCAACGATGACATTGAAACCATCCGGGTTCACGTACGGCATTTACGCACGAAGTTGGAACCCGACCCCCGCCATCCCCAGTACATCAAGACGGTTTATGGGGCAGGTTATTGTTTAGAATTGCCCGCTCTGGATAATGTTGCTCCAGCGAGTCGGAATGAGATGGCGGCTTCCTAG
- a CDS encoding Coq4 family protein gives MAWVNLEQQLGYISALKGVVSLLEDPAHTQSVYDIEDGLRDTQATRLSVEFVQSLPGVAELIRDRYLPPKVDVEALQKLPVGSLGRTYADYIISSGFDPNFYRLIPVKDDTNYVLLRMRQTHDIWHIVTGFHTDVPGELGLKAFELAQTRRTMAVILITGGLISTLFKAPQDLETLLEHLARGYRLGRQAKPLLAERWEDHWEKPLADWRVELGLEQAANVP, from the coding sequence ATGGCTTGGGTGAATCTTGAACAACAACTCGGTTATATTAGTGCCTTAAAAGGAGTGGTGTCTCTTCTCGAAGACCCGGCTCACACCCAGTCTGTGTATGATATCGAAGATGGGCTACGGGATACCCAAGCGACTCGACTATCTGTTGAATTTGTTCAATCCTTACCGGGGGTGGCTGAGTTGATTCGTGATCGCTATTTACCGCCGAAGGTTGACGTCGAAGCCCTCCAAAAATTGCCTGTCGGTTCCTTGGGGCGTACCTATGCGGATTACATTATTTCTTCAGGATTTGACCCAAATTTCTATCGCCTGATTCCCGTCAAAGACGACACCAATTATGTGTTGTTACGAATGCGGCAAACCCATGATATTTGGCATATCGTCACAGGTTTTCATACGGATGTGCCAGGGGAATTAGGATTGAAAGCATTTGAACTGGCGCAAACCCGTCGCACTATGGCTGTAATACTGATTACTGGCGGTCTCATCAGTACCCTGTTCAAGGCTCCCCAGGATTTAGAGACCCTGCTTGAACACCTTGCCCGTGGATACCGTCTGGGACGTCAAGCGAAACCACTGCTGGCTGAACGATGGGAAGACCACTGGGAGAAACCCTTAGCGGATTGGCGGGTAGAATTGGGGTTAGAACAAGCGGCAAACGTTCCATGA
- a CDS encoding DUF3318 domain-containing protein produces the protein MPAYTATADAYQGEFRRLQGLLPGEMRGWVTIVASTAMNPPVITTEEVDKDQVEVQIDPVRWEQLALDQRNLLFWHEVARIQSDTLPKEGWEMAALAIGLGGTVGELWVQDTLLLLLSLGLTGFAGYRLWRRNQKQNALKLAIKADERAIQLATQYGYTLPNAYKSLGSALKLLAEQTPDKARRRRYEARLDALKRSAQRAKQASRSRSQTES, from the coding sequence ATGCCTGCCTACACTGCCACTGCGGATGCCTACCAAGGGGAATTTCGCCGCCTGCAAGGGCTCCTACCCGGGGAAATGCGGGGTTGGGTGACGATTGTGGCTTCCACCGCCATGAATCCCCCCGTGATCACTACCGAAGAGGTGGATAAGGATCAGGTGGAGGTGCAAATTGACCCGGTGCGCTGGGAACAGTTGGCTTTGGATCAAAGAAATTTGCTGTTTTGGCATGAGGTCGCCCGCATCCAGAGCGATACCCTGCCCAAGGAGGGGTGGGAAATGGCTGCTCTGGCGATTGGCTTGGGAGGCACAGTGGGGGAACTGTGGGTGCAAGATACGCTCCTGCTGTTGCTGTCTCTGGGCTTGACCGGGTTTGCGGGGTATCGGTTATGGCGGCGCAACCAAAAACAAAACGCCCTGAAACTTGCCATCAAAGCTGATGAACGGGCGATTCAACTGGCGACCCAGTACGGCTACACCCTGCCGAATGCCTACAAGAGCCTGGGCAGTGCCCTGAAACTGTTGGCGGAACAAACCCCCGATAAAGCCCGTCGCCGCCGCTATGAAGCTCGCCTCGATGCCCTCAAACGCAGTGCCCAACGGGCGAAACAGGCTAGCCGTAGCCGCTCCCAAACTGAATCCTAG
- a CDS encoding peptidylprolyl isomerase, with protein sequence MGRWLFAGLMLLCLMGCQANADSLTSAPTKEGTIAMSSTNCNIPPELVQPLQGYPCLNGKATVDMVVNGQTITLEVNGEDAPVTAGNFVDLVQRGFYNNLTFHRVVREPQPFVVQGGDPKGNGTGGFVDPQTQRERVIPLEIKPVDGQQAVYGRTFPEQNIRQAPKLRHNRGALAMARSQNPNSASSQFYITLAETSFLDGNYAVFGYVTKGMEVVDKIKQGDRITSATVTKGLENLTTIK encoded by the coding sequence ATGGGGCGTTGGTTGTTTGCGGGTTTAATGCTATTGTGCTTAATGGGTTGTCAAGCCAATGCGGACAGCCTGACCAGCGCACCAACTAAGGAGGGAACCATCGCCATGAGCAGTACCAATTGCAATATCCCACCGGAATTGGTGCAACCCCTGCAGGGCTATCCCTGTTTGAATGGCAAAGCGACGGTGGACATGGTGGTCAACGGGCAAACCATCACCCTGGAGGTGAATGGGGAGGATGCGCCGGTGACAGCGGGGAATTTCGTGGATTTGGTACAGCGGGGCTTTTACAATAATTTGACCTTCCATCGGGTGGTGCGGGAACCTCAGCCGTTTGTAGTGCAGGGGGGCGACCCCAAGGGCAATGGGACGGGGGGTTTTGTTGACCCACAGACCCAGCGGGAGCGGGTGATTCCTTTGGAAATCAAGCCGGTGGATGGTCAGCAAGCAGTCTATGGGCGCACGTTCCCGGAGCAAAACATCCGGCAAGCTCCTAAACTCAGGCACAATCGGGGGGCACTGGCGATGGCACGGTCGCAAAATCCCAATTCCGCTTCGTCCCAGTTTTACATTACCCTGGCGGAAACCAGTTTTTTGGATGGGAATTATGCGGTGTTTGGCTATGTCACCAAGGGCATGGAAGTGGTGGATAAAATTAAACAAGGGGACCGGATCACCAGTGCTACTGTAACAAAAGGACTAGAGAATCTCACCACCATTAAGTGA
- a CDS encoding photosystem I assembly protein Ycf4: protein MTTETTTAECYIDRVQGTRRLSNYWWAVVVGLGGVGFLLAGISSYTHVNLLPFADPTQLIFIPQGIVMGAYGVAGIGLSLFLWLLIWWDVGGGYNEYNKRTNQVKIFRWGWPGKDRRVELIYPLDEVQGIRVDVKDGFNPKRALYLRLRGKRDIPLTQVGRPLALSELEDQAARLARFLGVPVEGL, encoded by the coding sequence ATGACCACGGAAACCACAACGGCAGAATGCTATATTGACCGGGTGCAGGGTACCCGTCGTTTGAGTAACTACTGGTGGGCAGTGGTGGTAGGTTTGGGGGGCGTGGGGTTTTTGCTGGCGGGCATTTCCAGCTATACCCACGTGAATTTGCTCCCCTTTGCCGACCCAACCCAGTTGATTTTTATTCCCCAAGGGATTGTCATGGGTGCCTACGGGGTGGCGGGAATTGGCTTAAGTCTATTTCTCTGGTTGCTGATCTGGTGGGATGTGGGGGGTGGTTACAATGAGTACAATAAACGAACCAATCAGGTGAAAATTTTCCGCTGGGGTTGGCCGGGGAAAGACCGGCGGGTGGAATTGATCTACCCCCTCGACGAGGTGCAAGGGATTCGGGTGGATGTGAAGGATGGGTTTAACCCGAAGCGGGCATTGTACTTACGTCTGCGGGGGAAACGGGATATTCCCTTGACCCAGGTGGGGCGACCTTTGGCTCTGTCCGAGTTGGAGGATCAGGCGGCCCGGCTGGCACGGTTTTTAGGCGTACCGGTGGAGGGGTTGTGA
- a CDS encoding helix-turn-helix domain-containing protein, translating into MDNTSEPQVNQELLDALLRLMEPCDKVTYGQRLRETAERLGKSVRTVQRWMQRWQNDGLDGFVSIHRADKGQFRLAKEWQEFILKTFQQGNRGGKKMTPQQVYVQVKLKAQQAQLKPPSRASVYRFLAPVYEAKKVKNSISQGGRGSDWLSKPGMAKNY; encoded by the coding sequence ATGGACAATACCTCAGAGCCACAAGTTAACCAAGAACTTCTCGATGCCCTCTTGCGCCTGATGGAGCCGTGTGACAAGGTTACCTACGGACAAAGGCTCCGGGAGACAGCCGAGCGGTTGGGGAAGTCGGTTCGGACTGTCCAACGATGGATGCAACGCTGGCAAAACGACGGTCTTGATGGGTTTGTATCAATACATCGTGCGGATAAAGGTCAATTTCGCCTCGCCAAGGAGTGGCAGGAGTTCATCCTCAAGACGTTTCAGCAAGGGAATCGGGGGGGTAAGAAAATGACACCCCAGCAAGTCTATGTGCAAGTCAAACTCAAGGCTCAGCAGGCGCAACTGAAACCCCCAAGCCGAGCCTCGGTCTATCGCTTCCTGGCTCCTGTATATGAAGCAAAAAAGGTAAAAAATTCCATTTCCCAGGGTGGCAGGGGGAGCGACTGGCTCTCAAAACCAGGGATGGCAAAGAATTACTAA
- a CDS encoding MazG family protein — translation MNLLSIDHWQPGQELRLPALFLHIQNAQELDTILHDCAPTQPLTIFNSQTIIFTGEKSQLSHQEFTYPLHLYLGDPVGERCRQLVDIVAQLRHPQTGCPWDLAQTPTSLTPYIIEEAYEVVHAIGTGQSAAIQEELGDLLLQVVLQSQIAQEMGEFSLAEVAASISEKLIRRHPHVFGELVVADVAVVRQNWEAIKQQEQGHSLTEKLHHYMATFPALIAAGKIYQKLHLQDPEHLNLSINSQTLNEQFQAFLAQPDQEHLGRLLFMLAAWGTAHHLDPNLALSIMNQSIVEQHNLKV, via the coding sequence TTGAATTTACTGTCAATTGATCACTGGCAACCGGGGCAAGAACTGCGATTACCTGCCCTTTTTTTACACATTCAAAATGCTCAAGAATTAGATACAATTTTGCACGATTGCGCTCCTACCCAACCCCTGACGATTTTTAATTCTCAAACCATCATTTTTACTGGGGAAAAATCCCAATTATCTCACCAGGAATTTACCTATCCCCTTCACCTTTATCTTGGTGATCCGGTGGGAGAACGCTGTCGGCAATTGGTGGATATTGTTGCCCAACTGCGCCATCCTCAAACCGGTTGTCCCTGGGATTTAGCCCAAACCCCAACCAGTTTAACCCCCTATATCATCGAAGAAGCCTACGAAGTCGTCCACGCCATCGGTACTGGGCAGTCCGCCGCCATCCAAGAAGAATTGGGAGATTTACTTTTGCAGGTGGTACTCCAATCACAAATCGCACAAGAAATGGGTGAATTTTCCCTAGCAGAAGTTGCCGCTAGTATCAGTGAAAAATTGATCCGTCGTCATCCCCACGTATTTGGTGAATTAGTAGTGGCAGATGTGGCGGTGGTGCGTCAAAATTGGGAAGCGATTAAGCAACAGGAACAGGGGCATTCGCTTACTGAAAAACTTCATCATTATATGGCGACATTCCCGGCTCTGATTGCCGCTGGTAAAATCTATCAAAAACTGCATCTCCAAGACCCAGAACACCTGAACCTCTCTATCAATTCCCAGACCCTCAATGAGCAATTCCAGGCATTTTTAGCCCAACCGGATCAGGAACATTTGGGGCGATTATTATTTATGCTCGCCGCCTGGGGAACTGCCCATCACCTAGACCCGAATCTGGCTTTATCAATAATGAATCAATCTATAGTAGAACAGCATAACTTGAAGGTATAG
- the pth gene encoding aminoacyl-tRNA hydrolase yields the protein MSSFQLIVGLGNPGSKYAFTRHNVGFMAVDRLAKRWSIAWQEKSKLHGWIAQGNEVILLKPNTYMNHSGQAVQAVCHWFKIMPRYVLVIYDDLDLPFGKLRLRKQGSAGGHNGMKSIIQHLGTQEFPRLRIGIGRPVEGESAHYVLEAFNSEQKEKLPSILDQAVRVIELGRKQGLDYAMNECNAWNIE from the coding sequence ATGTCCTCTTTTCAGTTGATCGTTGGTCTGGGTAATCCGGGGAGTAAATATGCGTTTACCCGTCACAACGTTGGTTTTATGGCTGTCGATAGACTCGCCAAAAGATGGAGTATTGCTTGGCAGGAAAAAAGTAAATTGCACGGGTGGATTGCCCAAGGTAACGAAGTGATTTTGCTGAAGCCGAATACCTATATGAACCATTCGGGACAGGCGGTGCAGGCGGTCTGCCATTGGTTCAAAATCATGCCCCGTTATGTATTGGTAATTTATGACGATTTAGATTTACCCTTTGGCAAATTGCGCTTACGAAAACAGGGTTCCGCCGGGGGTCACAACGGCATGAAATCCATTATTCAACATTTAGGCACCCAGGAATTTCCCCGCTTACGCATCGGCATTGGTCGCCCAGTAGAGGGAGAGAGTGCCCACTACGTTTTAGAAGCGTTTAATAGTGAACAAAAAGAAAAATTACCTAGCATTTTAGACCAGGCAGTGCGGGTGATTGAACTAGGAAGAAAACAGGGTTTAGACTACGCTATGAATGAGTGTAATGCTTGGAATATTGAATGA